One genomic window of Mycteria americana isolate JAX WOST 10 ecotype Jacksonville Zoo and Gardens chromosome 6, USCA_MyAme_1.0, whole genome shotgun sequence includes the following:
- the TNFAIP8L3 gene encoding tumor necrosis factor alpha-induced protein 8-like protein 3 isoform X2, protein MDSDSGELSEGELVSPAGPDCFSSKNLALQAQKKILSKMATKTMANMLIDDTSSEIFDELYKVTKEHTRNKKEAHKIMKDLIKVAIKIGILYRNNQFNQEELEIVDKFRKKLNQTAMTIVSFYEVEYTFDRNVLAELLNECKDLVHELVDRHLTPRSHGRINHVFNHFADVEFLTALYSLDGDCRPYLKKICDGINKLLDEKVL, encoded by the coding sequence GTCCCGATTGTTTCAGTTCTAAGAATCTCGCACTGCAAGCCCAGAAAAAGATCCTGAGTAAAATGGCGACCAAAACCATGGCTAACATGCTAATCGATGACACAAGCAGCGAAATCTTCGATGAGCTGTACAAAGTAACAAAAGAGCacacaagaaacaaaaaggaagcccATAAAATTATGAAAGACCTGATCAAAGTGGCAATAAAAATTGGGATCCTCTATCGAAATAATCAGTTCAACCAAGAAGAGCTGGAAATCGTAGACAAGTTCAGGAAGAAGCTGAACCAAACTGCCATGACAATTGTCAGTTTCTACGAGGTAGAGTACACTTTTGACAGAAATGTTCTCGCAGAACTTCTGAATGAATGTAAAGACCTTGTGCATGAACTAGTAGATCGACACCTGACACCGAGATCCCACGGGCGCATCAACCATGTCTTCAATCACTTTGCGGATGTGGAATTTCTAACTGCCCTGTACAGTCTTGATGGGGATTGTCGGCCATACCTCAAAAAGATCTGCGATGGCATCAACAAACTACTTGATGAGAAGGTCCTTTGA
- the TNFAIP8L3 gene encoding tumor necrosis factor alpha-induced protein 8-like protein 3 isoform X1 — MATKTMANMLIDDTSSEIFDELYKVTKEHTRNKKEAHKIMKDLIKVAIKIGILYRNNQFNQEELEIVDKFRKKLNQTAMTIVSFYEVEYTFDRNVLAELLNECKDLVHELVDRHLTPRSHGRINHVFNHFADVEFLTALYSLDGDCRPYLKKICDGINKLLDEKVL, encoded by the coding sequence ATGGCGACCAAAACCATGGCTAACATGCTAATCGATGACACAAGCAGCGAAATCTTCGATGAGCTGTACAAAGTAACAAAAGAGCacacaagaaacaaaaaggaagcccATAAAATTATGAAAGACCTGATCAAAGTGGCAATAAAAATTGGGATCCTCTATCGAAATAATCAGTTCAACCAAGAAGAGCTGGAAATCGTAGACAAGTTCAGGAAGAAGCTGAACCAAACTGCCATGACAATTGTCAGTTTCTACGAGGTAGAGTACACTTTTGACAGAAATGTTCTCGCAGAACTTCTGAATGAATGTAAAGACCTTGTGCATGAACTAGTAGATCGACACCTGACACCGAGATCCCACGGGCGCATCAACCATGTCTTCAATCACTTTGCGGATGTGGAATTTCTAACTGCCCTGTACAGTCTTGATGGGGATTGTCGGCCATACCTCAAAAAGATCTGCGATGGCATCAACAAACTACTTGATGAGAAGGTCCTTTGA